A window of Sphingobacterium kitahiroshimense genomic DNA:
GGTATATTAAAAGGTCTTATTACTTTTAAAGATATTCAAAAATACAAACATTATCCAAATGCAGCTAAAGATACGCACGGTCGTTTATTGGTTGGTGGTGCAGTTGGTGTCACTCCAGATACTTTAGATCGTGTAGAAGCTTTAGTAAAAGCTGGTGTTGATGTGATTACTATTGATACTGCGCACGGTCATTCAAAAGGTGTAATTGATAAATTGAAATTGGTGAAAGCAACATTCCCTGACTTACAGGTTATTGTTGGTAATATCGCTACAGGTGCAGCTGCAAAAGCATTAGCAGAAGCCGGTGCTGACGCTGTAAAAGTAGGTATCGGACCAGGTTCAATCTGTACAACACGTATTATTGCTGGTGTTGGAGTGCCTCAGTTGTACGCCATCTATGAAGTAGCAAAGGCATTAAAAGGCACTGGTGTTCCATTGATCGCTGATGGTGGTATAAAACAAACAGGTGATATCGCAAAAGCAATTGCAGCTGGTGCTTATACCATTATGGCCGGATCATTATTTGCAGGTGTTGAAGAAGCTCCGGGAGAAACGATCATTTACGAAGGACGTAAATTTAAATCATACCGCGGAATGGGATCTATCGAAGCGATGGAAAAAGGATCTAAAGATCGTTACTTCCAAGACGTTGAAGATGATATTAAGAAATTAGTTCCTGAGGGTATTGTTGGTCGCGTTCCATATAAAGGGACGTTAGCTGAGGTTGTATATCAATACATGGGCGGATTGAAGGCATCAATGGGCTATTGTGGAGCTGCTACAATTGAAAAGCTACAAGAAGCACAATTTGTACGTATTACAGGTGCTGGATTACGTGAATCTCATCCACATAATATTTCGATTACAAAAGAAGCTCCTAACTACAATAGTAGAGGTTAATAAAAAAAGGTCAGCGATTCAATCGCTGACCTTTTTTTTATACCTCGTCTGTTTTTTTCCTGAGATAATTATAGATTTCAATTTGTGAGCGACAAGACTCCTTGTCATTTTCAACGTACCGGTTATTGAGTTCATTGTTCAAAATACGGGCTTTTACATTATCGCGTAGCTGGATCTGCAACATATCTTTGATTTCATCCCTTATTTTCTTACTGTTAATTTTTACAGCAGCCTCTATACGGTGATCCAAGTTTCTCGTCATCCAATCTGCTGAAGAGATATAGGTCACTTCTTTTCCAGCAGCATAAAAATACATCACACGGGCATGTTCCAAAAATTCGTCAACGATGCTGATAGCATTGATTGCTTTTTTAAATTTTGTTTGATTCGTGGCGCAATAGATACCTCTTACAATGAGATCAAGCTGTACACCCGCTTCGGCGGCATCATATAATTTCTTAATCAGTATCCGATCACTGAGCGAGTTCACCTTTAAGATGATACGCGCTTTTCTTCCAGCTTTAACCTCCTCAATTTCTTTATCGATATAATGAATAATTCCATTACGCATATCTGTAGGGCAGATGAGTAGGCTATTGCAGTTTTTAATGACTTCAGCTGGATTGCTTTTTGGCTTTTTTAGGAAATGAAAGACTTTGTTTATATCTGCCATGACACTTCTATTGCTGGTCAATAAACAGTAATCTCCATATAGTTTTGCTGTTTTTTCATTGATGTTCCCTGTACTTACAAAACCATATTGAATGGTTTTGGCACCAACTCTTTTTTTAATGATGCAGAGTTTTGCATGTACCTTTTTATTAGGAACACCAGTTAAAACCCGAATACCCTCAAGTTCAAGTTTCTCTTTCCAAAATAGATTATTCTCTTCATCAAATCGAGCCTGTAGTTCAAGCATTACTGTTACATCTTTTCCATTTCGTGCCGCATTAATCAACGCATTGACGATTTTACTATTTGATGCGAGGCGATATGCTGTGATTTGAATAGTCTTAACATCTGGATCCATTGCCGCTTCGCGGAGCAGATCGATTACTGGACGGAAAGTGTGATAAGGAAATGATAGCAAGATATCTTTTTTGATAATGATATCGGTAATCCTTTGTGTTTTGTTCAGTTGAGGATGTGTAAATGCTGGGTTTGTAATAGGCAGGTTTGGTTGCTTAAATACATTAGGGAAGTCCATAAAATGTTTGAAATTATGGATTTTCTGCCCGGGTATGATATTATCTTTTTTCGTTAATTGTAATTTTTTGATTAAAAATTCGACTAGCCTAGGGTCCATTTCTTTATCAAAGATAAAGCGTGTTGTTTTACCTTTTCTTCTGTTTTTTATCCCTTTTGATATTTTCTCTGCTAATGTGGTATTGATATCATTATCAATATCAAATTCTGCATCTTTAGTTATTTTGAAGACATGCGCATGAAATTCGTCGAATCCAAAATAAGAAAAGATATAAGGAAGATTGAATTTAATGATGTCTTCTAGTAAAATAATATGTTTTTCCTTCGCTGAGGCGGGTAAGATTACAAAACGACCATTTAGCGTAGTTGGAATTTCGATTATGGCAAATTTTGTTTCATATTCCCATTCCTGTTTGCGCATGGAAATTCCTAAGTAAAGACTTTTATCGCGAAGATAGGGCATAGGGCGACTATCATCGAGCAATAATGGAATGACGTTAGACTCGACATCTTCTGAATAGAAATTGCGAACAAATTCTTCTTGTTTAAGGTTGAGCTGACTTGCATCTTTGATATATACATGCTGTTGCGCCATCTCTTTTTGTATAAGCGCCCAAAAATTATCAAACTTTTTTTGCTGTTTTATAACAATCGTATTGACTTCATCCAGTATAATTTGCGGGTCTTCAAAAAAGGATGTATTAGCCTCTTTGTCTTTAATATCTATTGCGCGTTTTAGCCCCGGTATGCGTACTCTAAAAAATTCGTCTAGGTTATTAGAAAATATGCCTAAGAATTTTATTTTAGAAGGAAGAGGTACTGTTTCATCAGCCGCTTCCTGTAGAACTCTGCTATTAAAACTTAACCAGCTGACATCTCTAGGAATGAATTTTCGTGCCATATTTTTTTTAATACTTCTTATTTATGCGATTAGCCTCAAATGTAAATTTACTTAATTAATGTAGTATTTTAATAGTATTAAATTATTGTTAAATATATATGTAGTAACACCTCTTTAATACTATTAAGTGATCTAGTTATCCGTTATTTTGATCTGAATACCTGTCGAATGTGATGACATTTCTGGCGCATATAGATTTTGAATAGTTGTTATTCCATTTGAAAATATACCCGCATTATTTGCTCTTAACTCATATTCAAATACGTAGCTTCCTTGTGGTAAATAATCGATAAAAAAATTCGTTGCAGCGTCTTTGGTGCTTTCATAATAACCAAAACCTTGTTTGTATTTATAGGTTGATGTTACATTTGTTGGCTCAAACCCAGATGCTCGCATATCTTTGAGGTGTACGAATGATAGATTTCTATCACTTTTTATCAAAATCCGTACTTTCACAATATCTCCAAGTTGAATAGGTGTTGTTGCTGTTATAGGGACTAGTACTTCTTTCAACTGTTCAATTTTCTTGAGATAAAGCTCTTTTTGTAAGCTAATGGTTGATGAGGCGGACCGTATCTGATCTAATTGTTCAAAATACTGGTAATACAAACCTCCTAATGCTATGCCAGGACTTGCTTTTGAGATCTCAACTTTCCCTAATGCAGGTTTAATTTCTTTTTTCATCCAACTTTCTTTCCTGTAACCAGAACCGATTTGTTTCGATATTTGTGTTTCATCTAATGGTTTACCAGCGACTTTTATGGTAAGACCTTCTGGAGCATCTAGCCAGTTTTCGCCATAGTTGATCAAGGCATCAACAGCAGCGACGGTCGCTTTAGTTGAATTCCAGTGTCGTACTTGTTTATTTTTGATCAACCAGATCTTCATATTTTCAATTGCTTTTTTATCTTGACTTACTTCGTCAAATGCTCTTATCAGTTGGGCTTGTGTCTCAATTGGTGCTTCGTACCAAGACCAGCCAGGTTGATTTTGATTCCAGTACATACCTTTTTCAACAGATTCAATAGATTTTTGTTGCAATTGTTTGATGACTAGTGCAGCAGCTTCCTTTAAGTTGTAGCGATTTAAAATAAGGGCTACTTTGGCTTGGGTGCTAATACTATATGTTAGTTTATTTTTATCTATCTCTTTTAGAAAATATGCAATAGCTGGTTCCAGTTGCGTATTTTTATCTTCAGGCGAATAACTGCTTCTTACGAAGAGATATTCGATTCCTTGATCAATATTAGGTTTCATCTTATTGTCTTGCTGAAAACGGGACCAATTATGTAAAATCTCATTGTCTAAAAATGCGAAGCCTTTCGTGATGATCGGTTTAACCATATTTGTCAAATCAAATTCAGCAATGATGCCTTTCGCATTTAATTTATTGATGCCCTCAAGTATATAGGTGGAGACCTGGAAATTCTCATTACCTCAAGGATACCATGAAAACCCTCCACCGGATGATTGCAAAGCAGCAAGTTTCGCGACGTCTGTTTTTAATGTATTTTTAAGCGTATTCTGATCAAATAGATGTGCAATGTTCTTCATTGTTTCTTCCTCATT
This region includes:
- the guaB gene encoding IMP dehydrogenase, which gives rise to MQLDPQKFVAEGLTYDDVLLIPAYSEVLPRDVDTSTFLTKKIKLNIPLVSAAMDTVTGADLAIAIAQAGGIGMLHKNMTIAEQAAEVRKVKRSESGMIQDPVTLLQTATVGDAFKIMKDHKIGGIPVIDEKGKLVGIVTNRDLRFQKVMSQPISSLMTKDNLVTAPEGTDLVRAEEILQDHKIEKLPVVDNEGILKGLITFKDIQKYKHYPNAAKDTHGRLLVGGAVGVTPDTLDRVEALVKAGVDVITIDTAHGHSKGVIDKLKLVKATFPDLQVIVGNIATGAAAKALAEAGADAVKVGIGPGSICTTRIIAGVGVPQLYAIYEVAKALKGTGVPLIADGGIKQTGDIAKAIAAGAYTIMAGSLFAGVEEAPGETIIYEGRKFKSYRGMGSIEAMEKGSKDRYFQDVEDDIKKLVPEGIVGRVPYKGTLAEVVYQYMGGLKASMGYCGAATIEKLQEAQFVRITGAGLRESHPHNISITKEAPNYNSRG
- the ppk1 gene encoding polyphosphate kinase 1; protein product: MARKFIPRDVSWLSFNSRVLQEAADETVPLPSKIKFLGIFSNNLDEFFRVRIPGLKRAIDIKDKEANTSFFEDPQIILDEVNTIVIKQQKKFDNFWALIQKEMAQQHVYIKDASQLNLKQEEFVRNFYSEDVESNVIPLLLDDSRPMPYLRDKSLYLGISMRKQEWEYETKFAIIEIPTTLNGRFVILPASAKEKHIILLEDIIKFNLPYIFSYFGFDEFHAHVFKITKDAEFDIDNDINTTLAEKISKGIKNRRKGKTTRFIFDKEMDPRLVEFLIKKLQLTKKDNIIPGQKIHNFKHFMDFPNVFKQPNLPITNPAFTHPQLNKTQRITDIIIKKDILLSFPYHTFRPVIDLLREAAMDPDVKTIQITAYRLASNSKIVNALINAARNGKDVTVMLELQARFDEENNLFWKEKLELEGIRVLTGVPNKKVHAKLCIIKKRVGAKTIQYGFVSTGNINEKTAKLYGDYCLLTSNRSVMADINKVFHFLKKPKSNPAEVIKNCNSLLICPTDMRNGIIHYIDKEIEEVKAGRKARIILKVNSLSDRILIKKLYDAAEAGVQLDLIVRGIYCATNQTKFKKAINAISIVDEFLEHARVMYFYAAGKEVTYISSADWMTRNLDHRIEAAVKINSKKIRDEIKDMLQIQLRDNVKARILNNELNNRYVENDKESCRSQIEIYNYLRKKTDEV